The Brachyspira sp. SAP_772 genome segment ATTATCATCATAACCAAAATATGAAGGATAAAAACCATCACCATATCCGCTTTGAAATAAAACTATATTGTATTTGCTTTCTGGTATATTAAAATTAAGCCAATCACCATATTCACTTTGATATTT includes the following:
- a CDS encoding DUF4241 domain-containing protein is translated as KYQSEYGDWLNFNIPESKYNIVLFQSGYGDGFYPSYFGYDDNDEICALYIVFIDLFADD